In Macrotis lagotis isolate mMagLag1 chromosome 8, bilby.v1.9.chrom.fasta, whole genome shotgun sequence, a single genomic region encodes these proteins:
- the PAM16 gene encoding mitochondrial import inner membrane translocase subunit TIM16, which yields MARYLAQIIVMGVQVVGRAFARALRQEFAASRAAADARGRAGHQSAAASNLSGLSLQEAQQILNVSKLSREEIQKNFDHLFKVNDKSVGGSFYLQSKVVRAKERLDEELKIQAQDESEKGQQPKT from the exons GCCAGATATCTAGCTCAGATCATCGTGATGGGGGTGCAGGTGGTTGGAAGGGCCTTTGCCCGGGCACTCCGGCAGGAATTTGCAG CCAGCCGGGCAGCAGCAGATGCTCGTGGTCGAGCTGGTCATCAGTCTGCAGCcgcatctaacctttctggactTAGCCTTCAGGAAGCCCAGCAGATCCTCAATGTCTCCAAGCTGAGCCGAGAGGAGATACAGAAG aactttgatcatttatttaaaGTAAATGATAAATCTGTGGGTGGCTCCTTCTACTTGCAGTCAAAG GTGGTTCGAGCTAAAGAGCGGCTAGATGAAGAGCTTAAAATCCAGGCCCAGGATGAAAGTGAGAAAGGACAGCAACCTAAAACGTGA
- the GLIS2 gene encoding zinc finger protein GLIS2 isoform X1, with amino-acid sequence MQISTCLRWRFLPIPTYPPSLLPGSLSLLQPHLPLVGTMHSLDEPLDLKLSITKLRAAREKQEWALGGVRHRTLHRELGLVDDGPAPASPGSPPSVLGHPDFLPSHSGFLLNPKFPEKGDGRFSAAPLVDLSLSPPSGLDSPSGSTSLSPERQGNGDLPPTPAAHDFQSLRYIDGVPSSFQFFLPLSSGGALHLPSSSFLTPPKEKCLSPDVPLQKQLVCRWAKCNQLFDLLQDLVDHVNDFHVKPEKEAGYCCHWEGCARHGRGFNARYKMLIHIRTHTNEKPHRCPTCNKSFSRLENLKIHNRSHTGEKPYICPYEGCNKRYSNSSDRFKHTRTHYVDKPYYCKMPGCHKRYTDPSSLRKHIKAHGHFVSHEQQELLKLRPPPKPQLPTPDSPYVSGAQIIIPNPAALFGSPGLPGLPASLPLPLAPAPLDLSTLACGGGSGVGPGLPGPVLPLNLAKNPLLPSPFGASGLSLPVVSLLSGSAGSKAEGEKGRGVVGAKALGTEGRKITGERTEGGRARSCPDGLSLLPGTVLDLSTGVNSAASPEALPPGWVVIPPGSVLLKPAVVN; translated from the exons atgcagatcagcacctGTCTTAGATGGAG GTTCCTGCCTATTCCCACCTACCCCCCTTCCCTCCTACCAGGGAGCCTCTCTCTGCTGCAACCACACCTGCCCCTGGTTGGCACCATGCACTCTTTGGACGAGCCGCTGGACCTGAAGCTGAGCATCACCAAGCTTCGAGCAGCGCGAGAGAAACAAGAGTGGGCTTTGGGTGGTGTCCGCCACCGGACCTTGCATCGGGAGCTAGGTTTGGTAGATGATGGCCCTGCCCCAGCATCCCCTGGATCCCCTCCTTCAG TCTTGGGCCACCCTGATTTCCTCCCCTCCCACTCAGGATTCCTGCTGAACCCCAAGTTCCCTGAGAAGGGAGATGGCCGCTTCTCAGCAGCACCACTAGTGGATCTAAGCCTGTCGCCCCCATCCGGACTGGACTCTCCCAGTGGCAGCACCTCCCTGTCTCCTGAGCGCCAGGGTAATGGGGACCTGCCACCAACTCCTGCTGCCCAT GACTTCCAGTCTCTTCGCTACATTGATGGAGTTCccagttccttccagttcttctTACCACTGAGCTCAGGGGGTGCACTGCATCtaccctcctcttccttccttaccCCACCTAAGGAGAAGTGCCTCTCTCCAGATGTACCCCTGCAAAAGCAACTTGTCTGTCGCTGGGCCAAG TGTAACCAGCTCTTTGATCTGCTGCAAGACCTGGTGGACCACGTCAATGATTTCCATGTCAAACCTGAGAAGGAGGCTGGCTACTGCTGCCACTGGGAGGGCTGTGCCCGTCATGGCCGAGGTTTCAATGCTAG GTACAAGATGTTGATCCACATTCGGACTCACACTAATGAGAAGCCACATCGGTGTCCCACCTGTAACAAGAGCTTTTCCCGCCTAGAGAACCTTAAGATTCACAACCGATCACACACAG GAGAGAAGCCCTACATCTGCCCTTATGAGGGCTGCAACAAGCGTTACTCTAATTCGAGTGACCGCTTCAAGCATACACGCACCCACTACGTGGACAAGCCCTATTACTGCAAGATGCCCGGCTGCCACAAACGTTACACCGACCCCAGCTCCCTGCGCAAACACATCAAGGCCCACGGCCACTTCGTCTCCCACGAGCAGCAGGAGCTGCTCAAGCTCCGCCCACCTCCGAAGCCGCAGCTGCCCACCCCAGACAGCCCGTACGTCAGCGGGGCCCAGATCATCATCCCCAACCCTGCTGCGCTCTTTGGCAGCCCTGGCCTGCCCGGTCTGCCTGCCTCTTTGCCCCTGCCCTTGGCACCTGCCCCCCTGGATCTCAGTACCCTGGCCTGTGGGGGGGGCAGTGGTGTCGGGCCTGGTCTCCCAGGCCCTGTTCTCCCTCTCAACTTAGCTAAGAACCCACTGCTGCCCTCGCCCTTTGGGGCCAGTGGGCTGAGTCTGCCTGTGGTCTCCCTTCTTTCGGGCTCTGCAGGGAGCAAGGCCGAAGGTGAAAAGGGCCGAGGGGTAGTGGGTGCCAAGGCTCTGGGCACTGAAGGGCGCAAGATTACCGGGGAGAGGACTGAAGGTGGCCGGGCTCGGTCTTGTCCGGATGGCCTTTCCTTGCTGCCAGGCACCGTGCTGGACCTGTCTACAGGCGTGAACTCAGCAGCTAGTCCTGAGGCATTGCCTCCTGGCTGGGTGGTCATCCCACCAGGCTCTGTGCTACTCAAGCCAGCTGTGGTGAACTGA
- the GLIS2 gene encoding zinc finger protein GLIS2 isoform X2 produces the protein MHSLDEPLDLKLSITKLRAAREKQEWALGGVRHRTLHRELGLVDDGPAPASPGSPPSVLGHPDFLPSHSGFLLNPKFPEKGDGRFSAAPLVDLSLSPPSGLDSPSGSTSLSPERQGNGDLPPTPAAHDFQSLRYIDGVPSSFQFFLPLSSGGALHLPSSSFLTPPKEKCLSPDVPLQKQLVCRWAKCNQLFDLLQDLVDHVNDFHVKPEKEAGYCCHWEGCARHGRGFNARYKMLIHIRTHTNEKPHRCPTCNKSFSRLENLKIHNRSHTGEKPYICPYEGCNKRYSNSSDRFKHTRTHYVDKPYYCKMPGCHKRYTDPSSLRKHIKAHGHFVSHEQQELLKLRPPPKPQLPTPDSPYVSGAQIIIPNPAALFGSPGLPGLPASLPLPLAPAPLDLSTLACGGGSGVGPGLPGPVLPLNLAKNPLLPSPFGASGLSLPVVSLLSGSAGSKAEGEKGRGVVGAKALGTEGRKITGERTEGGRARSCPDGLSLLPGTVLDLSTGVNSAASPEALPPGWVVIPPGSVLLKPAVVN, from the exons ATGCACTCTTTGGACGAGCCGCTGGACCTGAAGCTGAGCATCACCAAGCTTCGAGCAGCGCGAGAGAAACAAGAGTGGGCTTTGGGTGGTGTCCGCCACCGGACCTTGCATCGGGAGCTAGGTTTGGTAGATGATGGCCCTGCCCCAGCATCCCCTGGATCCCCTCCTTCAG TCTTGGGCCACCCTGATTTCCTCCCCTCCCACTCAGGATTCCTGCTGAACCCCAAGTTCCCTGAGAAGGGAGATGGCCGCTTCTCAGCAGCACCACTAGTGGATCTAAGCCTGTCGCCCCCATCCGGACTGGACTCTCCCAGTGGCAGCACCTCCCTGTCTCCTGAGCGCCAGGGTAATGGGGACCTGCCACCAACTCCTGCTGCCCAT GACTTCCAGTCTCTTCGCTACATTGATGGAGTTCccagttccttccagttcttctTACCACTGAGCTCAGGGGGTGCACTGCATCtaccctcctcttccttccttaccCCACCTAAGGAGAAGTGCCTCTCTCCAGATGTACCCCTGCAAAAGCAACTTGTCTGTCGCTGGGCCAAG TGTAACCAGCTCTTTGATCTGCTGCAAGACCTGGTGGACCACGTCAATGATTTCCATGTCAAACCTGAGAAGGAGGCTGGCTACTGCTGCCACTGGGAGGGCTGTGCCCGTCATGGCCGAGGTTTCAATGCTAG GTACAAGATGTTGATCCACATTCGGACTCACACTAATGAGAAGCCACATCGGTGTCCCACCTGTAACAAGAGCTTTTCCCGCCTAGAGAACCTTAAGATTCACAACCGATCACACACAG GAGAGAAGCCCTACATCTGCCCTTATGAGGGCTGCAACAAGCGTTACTCTAATTCGAGTGACCGCTTCAAGCATACACGCACCCACTACGTGGACAAGCCCTATTACTGCAAGATGCCCGGCTGCCACAAACGTTACACCGACCCCAGCTCCCTGCGCAAACACATCAAGGCCCACGGCCACTTCGTCTCCCACGAGCAGCAGGAGCTGCTCAAGCTCCGCCCACCTCCGAAGCCGCAGCTGCCCACCCCAGACAGCCCGTACGTCAGCGGGGCCCAGATCATCATCCCCAACCCTGCTGCGCTCTTTGGCAGCCCTGGCCTGCCCGGTCTGCCTGCCTCTTTGCCCCTGCCCTTGGCACCTGCCCCCCTGGATCTCAGTACCCTGGCCTGTGGGGGGGGCAGTGGTGTCGGGCCTGGTCTCCCAGGCCCTGTTCTCCCTCTCAACTTAGCTAAGAACCCACTGCTGCCCTCGCCCTTTGGGGCCAGTGGGCTGAGTCTGCCTGTGGTCTCCCTTCTTTCGGGCTCTGCAGGGAGCAAGGCCGAAGGTGAAAAGGGCCGAGGGGTAGTGGGTGCCAAGGCTCTGGGCACTGAAGGGCGCAAGATTACCGGGGAGAGGACTGAAGGTGGCCGGGCTCGGTCTTGTCCGGATGGCCTTTCCTTGCTGCCAGGCACCGTGCTGGACCTGTCTACAGGCGTGAACTCAGCAGCTAGTCCTGAGGCATTGCCTCCTGGCTGGGTGGTCATCCCACCAGGCTCTGTGCTACTCAAGCCAGCTGTGGTGAACTGA